From a region of the Candidatus Methylomirabilota bacterium genome:
- the murG gene encoding undecaprenyldiphospho-muramoylpentapeptide beta-N-acetylglucosaminyltransferase, protein MKAIIAGGGTGGHLFPAIALAEELRSRMTDPSLLFVGVEGGVEASLLAIRGWEFAGIRASGVQGKRLGSRLRSLTLVPSGLIRSLSILRQFRPDVVVGFGGYASAAMVLSAVLARVPTVIHEQNAFPGLANRWLGRIVDRVAIAFEEASGHFPKEKVRVTGNPVRTELFGVSRVEAMTRLSLDPDRFTVLIFGGSQGAHRLNQAVMEALPMLTDERERIQFVHATGPRDLTPVRQGYDAGGYRAAVEPFFQAMAVAYAAADLCFCRAGAGTVAELCAMGKPSVLVPFPFAASDHQRYNAEALVATGGARMVLDRDLSGTTMAEYIRRHLGDREGLAMMARRARALAKPDAAVRLADLVIQTARQAPGARHQSVQQSWDVGAKHVSPMPSQRRPGIWSAKNV, encoded by the coding sequence ATGAAGGCCATTATTGCGGGGGGCGGGACGGGCGGTCACCTCTTTCCCGCCATCGCGTTAGCCGAGGAACTCCGTTCGCGAATGACCGACCCGTCACTGTTGTTTGTCGGCGTCGAGGGCGGTGTGGAGGCATCGTTGCTGGCGATACGAGGCTGGGAGTTCGCGGGGATCAGGGCGTCCGGCGTGCAGGGTAAGCGACTGGGATCGCGACTTCGCAGCCTTACGCTGGTCCCATCCGGACTCATCCGGTCGCTCTCGATCCTTCGACAGTTTCGTCCGGATGTCGTGGTCGGTTTCGGCGGCTACGCGTCGGCCGCGATGGTGCTGTCGGCGGTGCTGGCGAGGGTCCCGACCGTGATCCACGAGCAGAATGCCTTTCCGGGGCTGGCCAACCGATGGTTAGGGAGGATCGTCGATCGCGTTGCGATCGCCTTCGAGGAGGCATCCGGACATTTTCCAAAGGAGAAGGTGCGGGTGACCGGCAATCCGGTCAGAACGGAGCTCTTCGGCGTGAGCAGGGTTGAGGCCATGACTCGCCTGTCCCTTGATCCTGATCGATTCACCGTGCTCATCTTCGGCGGCAGCCAAGGGGCGCACCGACTGAATCAGGCGGTGATGGAGGCGCTCCCCATGCTGACGGACGAGCGGGAGCGGATCCAATTCGTCCACGCCACCGGTCCGCGCGATCTGACCCCTGTCCGACAGGGCTATGATGCGGGAGGGTATCGAGCTGCGGTGGAGCCGTTCTTCCAGGCGATGGCTGTCGCGTACGCCGCCGCCGATCTCTGTTTCTGCCGGGCGGGGGCGGGTACCGTGGCCGAGCTGTGCGCCATGGGCAAACCGTCGGTGCTCGTGCCGTTCCCGTTTGCCGCCAGCGATCACCAGCGTTACAATGCGGAAGCGCTGGTCGCTACAGGCGGCGCCCGGATGGTTCTGGACCGCGACCTGAGCGGTACCACAATGGCCGAATACATACGGAGGCATCTTGGCGACCGCGAGGGGCTTGCGATGATGGCGCGCCGGGCGCGGGCGCTGGCCAAGCCGGATGCGGCGGTCCGTCTGGCCGATCTGGTCATACAAACGGCGCGTCAGGCGCCAGGTGCCAGACACCAGAGCGTGCAACAATCCTGGGACGTAGGGGCGAAACATGTTTCGCCCATGCCATCGCAACGACGACCAGGAATCTGGAGCGCAAAAAATGTTTAA
- a CDS encoding phospho-N-acetylmuramoyl-pentapeptide-transferase gives MLYHLLFPWHESFTIFNVFRYVTFRTAGAILTALLISLLMGPALIRRLQQLQIGQSIRDDGPAGHLQKAGTPTMGGLLILASILVATLLWANLANRFVWLALFSTLWMGTVGFVDDYRKVVAKNSKGLSAKAKLLWQIVPSMLVGLVLYISPVDDSTTRLAIPFFKRWMPDLGWGYVLFVTLVIVGASNAVNLTDGLDGLAIGPVLISAAAYTVLAYIAGHANIAHYLQVVFVRGSSELTVFGGAIVGASLGFLWYNTYPAQLFMGDTGSLALGAAVATLAVLVKSELLLLIVGGVFVAEAVSVILQVFSYRTTGRRVFRMAPIHHHYELNGMAEPKIIVRFWIISFILALLSLTTLKLR, from the coding sequence ATGCTGTATCATTTATTGTTCCCATGGCACGAGAGCTTCACGATTTTCAATGTCTTCCGGTATGTGACCTTCCGTACGGCCGGGGCTATCCTGACCGCGTTGCTGATCAGCCTGCTGATGGGGCCGGCGTTGATCCGCCGGCTGCAGCAGTTGCAGATCGGCCAGAGCATCAGGGACGACGGGCCGGCGGGTCATCTGCAGAAGGCCGGGACACCCACCATGGGCGGCCTCCTGATCCTGGCCTCCATCCTTGTTGCGACGTTGCTCTGGGCCAATCTGGCCAACCGGTTTGTCTGGCTTGCGCTGTTCAGCACGCTCTGGATGGGGACCGTAGGATTTGTCGACGACTATCGGAAGGTGGTGGCCAAGAACAGCAAGGGGCTCTCGGCCAAAGCGAAACTGTTGTGGCAGATCGTGCCCAGTATGCTGGTCGGTCTGGTGCTGTATATCAGCCCTGTCGACGACTCCACCACCAGACTGGCCATCCCCTTCTTTAAGCGCTGGATGCCCGATCTGGGGTGGGGATATGTCCTGTTCGTGACGCTGGTGATTGTCGGCGCGTCGAATGCGGTAAACCTGACCGACGGCCTGGATGGATTGGCCATCGGCCCGGTCCTGATCTCCGCGGCGGCGTATACGGTTCTGGCCTATATTGCGGGCCATGCCAACATCGCTCATTACTTGCAGGTGGTCTTCGTGCGGGGGAGTTCGGAGTTGACGGTCTTTGGCGGCGCCATCGTCGGGGCTAGCCTGGGGTTCCTCTGGTACAACACCTATCCTGCGCAGCTCTTTATGGGCGACACCGGCTCGCTGGCGCTGGGGGCCGCGGTGGCCACGCTCGCCGTCCTGGTCAAGAGCGAATTGCTGCTGCTGATCGTCGGCGGGGTGTTTGTCGCGGAGGCGGTCTCGGTGATCCTGCAGGTCTTTTCCTACCGGACGACCGGCCGACGGGTCTTCCGGATGGCGCCGATCCATCACCACTACGAGTTGAACGGGATGGCGGAGCCGAAGATCATTGTTCGGTTCTGGATCATCTCCTTTATCCTGGCCCTGCTCTCGCTCACGACGTTGAAGTTGAGGTGA
- a CDS encoding UDP-N-acetylmuramoyl-L-alanyl-D-glutamate--2,6-diaminopimelate ligase, protein MRLFDLIDGIDCRVLRGPIDVEIRQIRYDSRQVEPGDLFVCISGFRRDGHDFMPAAWAAGAAAILVERHDLPEAALCGGTVVKVANARQGLAVAACRFYGHPSRTLTMIGVTGTNGKTTTTYLVESVLRRAGHQVGLIGTIGYRYNDVVMEAARTTPESSDLQALLQRMVHLGADRVVMEVSSHALALHRVDGCEFDVAVFTNLTQDHLDFHGTMEAYRNAKLSLFEGLGVGSTKTAEKAAVVNLDDPAADLFLRATRARRLTYSVERSADLSATDIDMGPDGIRCRLQTPWGATEVCSPLLGRYNLSNILAAAATGLHLGADLSTMADGIAALRHVPGRCERVEAGQAFSVMVDYAHTPDALRRVLRMARQCCPGRLIVLFGCGGERDRGKRPLMGAAALELADFTVITSDNPRGEDPHQIIDEVESGAKKVWGQGKGYVTILDRGMAIREALSLAGRGDMVVIAGKGHETYQILHDRTIPFDDRLVAQEALHELGFSGE, encoded by the coding sequence ATGCGGCTTTTCGACTTAATTGACGGCATCGACTGCCGGGTCCTCCGAGGGCCTATTGATGTAGAGATACGACAGATCCGGTACGATTCCAGACAGGTGGAGCCCGGCGATCTGTTCGTCTGTATCAGCGGTTTCAGGCGGGACGGTCATGACTTCATGCCGGCCGCCTGGGCGGCCGGCGCCGCGGCGATCCTGGTGGAGCGCCACGATCTGCCGGAGGCGGCGCTCTGTGGCGGGACGGTGGTCAAGGTGGCGAACGCTCGACAGGGCCTGGCCGTCGCCGCCTGTCGATTCTACGGTCATCCCTCGCGTACACTTACCATGATCGGCGTCACCGGCACCAACGGTAAGACCACGACCACCTACCTCGTCGAATCGGTTCTGCGCCGCGCAGGTCATCAGGTCGGATTGATCGGTACCATCGGGTACCGTTACAACGACGTGGTGATGGAGGCGGCCAGAACGACACCCGAATCCAGCGATCTGCAGGCGCTTCTCCAACGGATGGTGCATCTGGGCGCCGACCGCGTGGTCATGGAGGTCTCATCCCACGCCTTGGCGCTCCACCGTGTTGATGGTTGCGAGTTCGACGTGGCGGTGTTTACGAACCTGACGCAGGATCATCTCGATTTTCACGGTACCATGGAGGCATACCGGAACGCCAAGCTGTCTCTCTTTGAGGGGTTGGGTGTCGGATCGACAAAAACGGCGGAGAAGGCGGCGGTGGTCAATCTTGACGATCCAGCCGCGGACCTCTTTCTCCGGGCGACACGGGCCCGACGCCTGACCTACAGCGTCGAGCGATCGGCCGATCTGTCGGCCACCGATATCGACATGGGGCCGGACGGCATCCGGTGTCGACTGCAGACACCGTGGGGCGCCACAGAGGTCTGCTCGCCGCTGCTTGGACGCTATAACCTGTCCAATATTCTGGCGGCTGCGGCCACCGGCCTGCATTTGGGTGCGGATCTCTCGACGATGGCGGACGGGATCGCCGCACTCCGCCATGTCCCGGGTCGGTGTGAACGGGTCGAGGCCGGACAGGCGTTCAGCGTTATGGTCGATTACGCGCATACCCCTGACGCGCTGCGACGTGTCCTCCGCATGGCACGGCAATGCTGTCCGGGACGCCTGATCGTTCTATTCGGGTGTGGTGGTGAACGGGATCGGGGGAAGCGGCCGCTCATGGGAGCGGCGGCGCTGGAACTGGCCGATTTTACGGTCATCACCTCCGATAATCCCCGCGGCGAGGACCCTCATCAGATCATCGACGAGGTCGAGAGTGGGGCCAAAAAGGTGTGGGGTCAGGGTAAGGGCTATGTTACAATTTTAGATCGAGGGATGGCCATTCGTGAGGCCCTCTCGCTGGCGGGTCGCGGCGACATGGTGGTGATCGCGGGGAAGGGCCACGAGACATACCAGATTCTTCACGATCGGACGATCCCGTTTGATGACCGACTGGTGGCTCAAGAGGCGCTCCACGAATTAGGGTTTTCCGGAGAGTAA
- a CDS encoding UDP-N-acetylmuramate--L-alanine ligase, with product MFKKIRHIHFVGIGGVGMSGIAEVLHNLGYQVSGSDLKVSEHALRLRSLGITVQIGHDPAHVEGADVVVRSSAVTPENLEIVAAKAHAIPVIQRAEMLAELMRMKYGVAVAGTHGKTTTTSMVATVLAKAGLDPTVVIGGRLDALGSNAKLGRGEFLVAEADESDGSFLKLAPTIAVVTTIDAEHLDYYRNLQQIKETFLEFINKVPFYGSAILCLDQEQIVDLLPRVQKRVVSYACSTQADVTAEGISLTGLNSSFKVRFRGELLGEVQLRVPGVHNVSNALAAIAVGLELDIDFSAIRAALGEFSGVARRFQVKGSPQDIMVVDDYAHHPAEIQATLKAARDGFGRRLIVVFQPHRYSRTQRLLSEFTSAFDLADQVIIAGIYPAGEAPIDGVSGRQIADGVAGRNRSKVLYVEQKEEIPDRVVELARPGDLVITMGAGDIWKAGEAIIHRLKDGVEGGGGRV from the coding sequence ATGTTTAAGAAGATTCGACATATCCACTTTGTCGGGATCGGCGGGGTCGGGATGAGCGGGATCGCCGAGGTTCTGCATAACCTCGGCTATCAGGTCAGCGGCTCCGATCTGAAGGTATCGGAGCACGCCCTCCGCCTCAGGTCGCTTGGCATTACCGTCCAGATCGGTCACGATCCCGCCCATGTGGAGGGCGCCGATGTTGTCGTTCGATCCTCGGCGGTGACTCCGGAGAATCTCGAGATTGTTGCCGCGAAGGCGCATGCCATTCCGGTCATTCAGCGGGCGGAGATGCTGGCCGAACTGATGCGGATGAAATACGGTGTGGCCGTTGCCGGCACGCACGGCAAGACCACAACGACCTCCATGGTGGCGACAGTCCTCGCGAAGGCCGGTCTTGATCCGACCGTCGTTATCGGGGGCAGGCTGGATGCGCTCGGCAGCAATGCCAAGCTGGGGCGGGGCGAGTTCCTGGTTGCGGAGGCCGATGAGAGCGACGGCTCATTCCTGAAACTGGCCCCCACTATCGCCGTCGTCACCACCATCGATGCCGAGCATCTCGACTACTATCGCAATCTCCAGCAGATCAAGGAGACGTTCCTCGAGTTCATCAACAAGGTCCCGTTTTACGGCTCGGCGATCCTGTGCCTCGATCAGGAACAGATCGTGGACCTGCTGCCCAGGGTCCAGAAGCGCGTGGTCTCATATGCGTGCAGCACTCAGGCCGACGTTACGGCCGAGGGAATCTCGCTTACCGGACTCAACTCGAGCTTTAAGGTCAGGTTCAGAGGCGAGTTGCTGGGAGAGGTACAACTCAGGGTTCCGGGAGTGCACAATGTCTCGAATGCGTTGGCGGCCATCGCGGTGGGTCTCGAGCTCGACATCGATTTCTCCGCCATACGGGCGGCGCTTGGGGAGTTTTCCGGTGTCGCCCGGCGTTTCCAGGTCAAGGGGAGCCCTCAGGATATCATGGTGGTAGACGACTACGCCCATCACCCGGCAGAGATTCAGGCGACGCTGAAGGCGGCGAGAGATGGATTCGGACGGCGGCTGATCGTGGTATTTCAGCCGCACCGGTACAGTCGGACGCAGCGGCTCCTCTCTGAGTTCACGTCGGCCTTCGATCTTGCCGATCAGGTGATCATTGCCGGGATCTATCCGGCCGGCGAGGCGCCGATCGACGGGGTCTCCGGTCGACAGATTGCGGACGGGGTGGCCGGACGGAACAGGTCGAAGGTTCTGTATGTGGAACAGAAGGAGGAGATCCCGGACCGTGTCGTCGAGCTGGCCCGCCCGGGAGATCTGGTCATCACCATGGGCGCGGGCGACATCTGGAAAGCGGGTGAGGCGATCATCCACCGGTTGAAGGACGGGGTAGAGGGTGGAGGGGGTAGGGTGTAG
- a CDS encoding UDP-N-acetylmuramoyl-tripeptide--D-alanyl-D-alanine ligase, which yields MLGSSLAGRSVTGALPYAAVVMARHLDLIYVTQLERYNSMRLRGWIARHWGIILDGRGMLVQAAVLGTGLLLAWLPIPLPGIAFYMMWLIAGIRLAAGYSSLQVSQRLQWTPRAVRLAAITGVLAAAAILVVTWLIDALLSSLMTVPLAFRIGIGLAAGLLVASEVAAGTVLTANLSLAPYERAINRRFYTLATARMHRYPGEVIGITGSYGKTTTKFIAAALLQRRYPVFKTPDGVNTTMGIVRIVREALQDDHRFFVVEVAAYGPGEIKEVCEILHPQIGILTAVGVQHLERFGTPERIAEAKYELIASLPPDGLAIINADDPVCLRLAERARQEGRRVLLYGIGEDERALGVRGKDVKLSSKGSAFRVQTGQGVAMFETRLLGSWNISNILGATAAALECGVPLEAIADDVRTLTPAPKRLELREEGGVIKLIDVANANPRGAQMALEVLSQFQGGSKILITPGMVELGQIEAEENRQLGRAAAAICDYVVLVGPQQTQPLREGLREAGFAGSRVLVARHTGEVADCLKAIVREGDILLYENRLPDTYLER from the coding sequence GTGCTCGGCTCTTCGCTTGCGGGCCGGTCCGTCACCGGAGCGCTGCCGTATGCGGCGGTCGTTATGGCGCGCCACCTGGATCTGATCTATGTCACCCAGTTGGAGCGGTACAACAGCATGCGCCTGCGTGGCTGGATTGCCAGGCATTGGGGCATCATCCTGGACGGCCGCGGGATGCTTGTCCAGGCGGCGGTTCTGGGAACCGGACTCCTCCTGGCGTGGTTACCTATTCCGCTTCCCGGTATTGCGTTTTACATGATGTGGCTGATCGCCGGGATTCGGCTTGCGGCCGGATATTCATCACTTCAGGTCAGTCAGCGGCTGCAGTGGACGCCCCGAGCCGTGCGTCTGGCGGCGATCACGGGCGTTTTGGCGGCGGCGGCCATCCTGGTCGTGACGTGGCTGATCGACGCCCTGCTGTCTTCGCTGATGACGGTTCCCCTTGCGTTTCGTATCGGCATCGGCCTGGCTGCCGGCCTGCTTGTCGCGTCCGAGGTTGCCGCGGGGACGGTTCTCACGGCCAATCTGAGCCTCGCTCCGTATGAGCGGGCGATCAATCGGCGCTTCTATACGCTGGCGACGGCGCGGATGCACCGGTATCCCGGCGAGGTGATCGGGATTACGGGGAGCTACGGGAAGACGACGACCAAGTTTATCGCCGCTGCCCTGCTGCAGAGGCGCTACCCGGTCTTCAAGACGCCGGATGGGGTGAATACCACCATGGGCATCGTGCGGATCGTCCGCGAGGCGTTGCAGGATGATCACCGGTTCTTCGTTGTCGAGGTGGCGGCCTACGGTCCCGGCGAGATCAAGGAGGTGTGCGAGATCTTACACCCGCAGATCGGGATCCTTACGGCGGTCGGGGTTCAGCACCTCGAGCGGTTCGGGACGCCGGAGCGGATCGCCGAGGCGAAGTATGAACTGATCGCGTCGCTGCCGCCCGATGGACTGGCGATCATCAACGCCGACGATCCGGTTTGTCTGCGATTGGCCGAACGCGCCAGACAGGAGGGGCGGCGGGTACTCCTGTACGGGATCGGCGAGGACGAGCGGGCGCTGGGTGTCCGGGGGAAGGATGTCAAGCTTTCCAGTAAGGGTTCCGCCTTTCGCGTCCAGACCGGGCAGGGCGTCGCCATGTTTGAGACTAGGCTGCTGGGGAGTTGGAATATCAGCAACATCCTGGGGGCAACGGCGGCGGCGCTGGAGTGCGGCGTGCCGTTGGAGGCAATTGCCGACGACGTAAGAACGCTTACGCCGGCCCCGAAGCGTCTGGAGCTTCGGGAAGAGGGCGGGGTGATTAAACTGATCGATGTCGCCAACGCCAACCCACGCGGGGCGCAGATGGCCCTGGAGGTCCTCAGCCAGTTTCAGGGAGGCTCGAAGATCCTGATTACGCCGGGCATGGTGGAACTGGGCCAGATCGAGGCGGAGGAGAATCGGCAATTGGGGCGGGCGGCGGCTGCGATCTGTGATTACGTGGTGTTGGTCGGGCCGCAGCAGACCCAACCGCTGCGGGAAGGACTGCGCGAGGCCGGGTTTGCCGGCAGTCGGGTGCTCGTGGCCCGGCACACCGGCGAGGTGGCCGACTGCCTCAAGGCGATCGTTCGCGAGGGGGACATCCTGTTGTACGAAAACCGGTTGCCGGATACCTACCTGGAACGATAA
- the ftsW gene encoding putative lipid II flippase FtsW: MISKRLPYDKLLCGVALVLVGLGIIMVYSAGAIKAGEKYGDPFFFLKKQLLWAMIGCVVMFWAMNRDYRTFQNFVLPLFLLSLLLLVLVLVPSIGVKINNARRWIRLFGISFQPSELAKLSVVLLMARVLAKRADQEEGFVKRFVLPLLLAGLLCGLIVAQPHFGMVGILLCAVLAICFVAGVRLRHLMVIGLAVGTLAVLFVLTHPYALERVMTVLKPDHASAKAIHQTNQSIYAIGPGGVLGRGLGDSFGKLGYLPESHTEFIFAVIAEETGLVGSLLVVSLFGLILWRGTRIALRAPDLFGAYAAIGITFIIVAQAAINFGVVVGLLPITGLPLPLVSFGGTSLVMTLLCIGILLSISRHQTTRGRLA; this comes from the coding sequence ATGATCAGCAAGCGGCTTCCATATGACAAGCTGTTGTGCGGGGTCGCGCTGGTGCTGGTAGGCCTTGGCATCATCATGGTCTACAGCGCGGGCGCCATCAAGGCCGGTGAGAAATACGGCGATCCGTTCTTTTTCCTGAAAAAGCAACTGCTTTGGGCCATGATCGGGTGTGTGGTGATGTTCTGGGCGATGAACCGCGATTACCGTACATTTCAGAATTTTGTACTCCCGCTCTTCCTGCTCTCGCTGTTGCTCCTTGTACTGGTGCTGGTTCCGTCGATCGGGGTAAAGATCAACAACGCCAGGCGATGGATTCGTTTGTTCGGGATCTCTTTTCAACCGTCCGAACTGGCGAAACTCTCTGTTGTACTCCTTATGGCGAGGGTCCTCGCTAAACGGGCCGATCAGGAAGAGGGGTTCGTGAAACGCTTTGTCTTGCCGCTGCTCCTCGCCGGGCTCCTGTGCGGCCTGATTGTGGCGCAGCCCCACTTTGGGATGGTGGGGATCCTGCTCTGTGCGGTCCTGGCGATCTGTTTTGTGGCCGGGGTCCGCCTGCGCCACCTGATGGTGATCGGTCTCGCCGTCGGGACGCTTGCCGTCCTGTTTGTCCTGACCCATCCTTATGCGCTCGAGCGGGTGATGACGGTGCTGAAGCCTGATCATGCCTCCGCCAAGGCTATCCATCAGACCAACCAGTCGATCTATGCCATAGGCCCGGGGGGGGTGCTGGGACGCGGGCTCGGCGACAGCTTCGGGAAGCTGGGCTATCTGCCGGAATCCCATACCGAGTTCATCTTTGCCGTCATTGCGGAGGAGACGGGACTTGTGGGGTCGCTCCTGGTCGTCTCGCTGTTCGGTCTCATTTTGTGGCGGGGGACGCGGATCGCGCTTCGGGCGCCTGACCTCTTCGGCGCCTACGCGGCGATCGGTATTACGTTCATCATCGTTGCCCAGGCCGCCATCAATTTTGGAGTGGTAGTCGGATTATTGCCCATTACAGGTTTGCCGTTACCGTTGGTCAGTTTCGGCGGCACCTCGCTGGTCATGACCCTGCTCTGTATCGGTATCCTGCTCAGCATCTCACGTCATCAGACGACGAGAGGACGGCTTGCATGA
- the murD gene encoding UDP-N-acetylmuramoyl-L-alanine--D-glutamate ligase — MQPVTIDLAGKQAVVVGLARSGQAACRVLLKQGAVVIGTDRRDEHEIGADLSSLERDGVRLELGERYLRALPWADCVVVSPGIDLREPPFRRLRDAGIPLIGEVELAYRCSEATFIGVTGTNGKSTTTTLLGVILKEAVLPAHVAGNIGTPLCGVAPSLAAGEYVVTELSSFQLETIEAFRPRVAVLLNLAPDHLDRYDQVEAYYRAKARIFENQQPSDVAVINADDPLVLQAVVQTRGRTLSFSRTRALAEGAYVEDDQLVLVLDGRREALCRVSDLRIRGVHNLENALAAGLAAAAIGASLASIRTALTSFEGLEHRLEFVAEIGGVRYVNDSKGTNVGAVVRSLESFAEPIVLIAGGRDKHGDFAPLLPLVGERVKRLILIGEAAGVMRRALVSASAIEEAPTLEEAVRRAAAVASPGEVVLLSPACASFDMFTDFEERGRVFKTAVRGLRQ; from the coding sequence ATGCAGCCTGTGACGATCGATCTGGCCGGCAAGCAAGCGGTGGTTGTCGGATTGGCGCGATCCGGGCAGGCCGCCTGTCGTGTGCTGCTCAAACAGGGCGCCGTGGTCATCGGGACCGACCGACGGGATGAGCACGAGATCGGCGCCGACCTGAGCAGTCTGGAGCGGGACGGGGTCCGCCTTGAGCTGGGCGAGCGGTATCTGCGCGCCTTACCGTGGGCCGATTGCGTTGTGGTCAGCCCCGGGATCGATCTGCGTGAGCCGCCGTTTCGGCGCCTTCGCGACGCGGGCATCCCGCTGATCGGCGAGGTGGAGCTGGCCTATCGGTGCAGCGAGGCGACGTTTATCGGTGTAACCGGCACTAACGGCAAAAGCACGACGACCACCCTGCTCGGCGTGATCCTGAAGGAGGCCGTCCTGCCTGCCCATGTGGCCGGCAACATCGGGACCCCGCTCTGCGGGGTGGCGCCATCCCTGGCGGCGGGTGAGTACGTCGTGACGGAGCTGTCGAGCTTTCAACTGGAGACGATCGAGGCGTTCAGGCCGCGCGTGGCGGTACTCCTGAATCTCGCGCCCGATCATCTCGATCGCTACGATCAGGTCGAAGCGTATTACCGGGCCAAGGCCCGCATTTTTGAGAACCAACAACCCTCGGACGTTGCGGTCATCAATGCGGACGATCCGTTGGTGCTTCAGGCCGTTGTGCAGACCCGAGGGCGGACGCTCTCATTCAGCCGGACTCGAGCGTTGGCCGAGGGGGCCTACGTTGAGGACGATCAGCTTGTGCTGGTCCTTGACGGGAGGCGAGAGGCACTCTGCCGGGTCTCCGATCTGAGGATCCGGGGGGTACATAACCTCGAGAATGCGCTGGCCGCCGGTCTGGCAGCGGCCGCGATCGGCGCGTCTTTGGCCTCGATCCGGACGGCGCTTACCAGTTTCGAGGGACTGGAGCATCGGCTGGAGTTCGTGGCCGAGATCGGCGGCGTTCGTTATGTGAACGATTCCAAGGGGACGAATGTCGGGGCGGTGGTCCGGTCACTCGAGAGCTTTGCGGAACCTATTGTGCTGATCGCCGGCGGGCGGGACAAGCACGGCGACTTTGCGCCCCTGCTGCCCCTGGTCGGCGAGCGGGTCAAACGGCTGATCCTGATTGGTGAAGCGGCCGGCGTCATGCGCCGTGCGTTGGTATCCGCCTCTGCGATAGAGGAAGCGCCTACGCTCGAGGAGGCTGTTCGGCGCGCCGCCGCGGTGGCATCGCCAGGAGAGGTCGTGCTCCTGTCTCCGGCCTGCGCCAGTTTTGATATGTTTACCGATTTTGAAGAGCGGGGGCGCGTCTTTAAGACGGCGGTGCGGGGGCTACGGCAATGA
- a CDS encoding alpha/beta hydrolase, producing MLIRVGDLDTHFTVWGEGRPVLLLHGWGMSGESLSPIAKTLGDRFRVYALDLPGFGWTPAASTTWGTWEYASYVEAFMDRVGIPKAGLIGHSFGGRIALVLAAQRPGRITDLVLVGSAGIRPTRGLRYHIKVGAVKLAKRCFSIPLWGRLGERIIAGIYGRIGSRDYRNAGPMRATLVKVVAEDLRDMLSSIRVPTLIIWGDKDQEVPFSSMQIMARGIQGSRLEVFEGAGHFPFVDRPDRFGRVVREFLCRERG from the coding sequence GTGCTGATCCGTGTCGGTGACCTGGATACCCATTTCACCGTGTGGGGAGAAGGGAGGCCGGTACTGCTCCTGCATGGATGGGGTATGTCAGGCGAGTCGTTAAGTCCGATTGCCAAGACGTTGGGGGATCGATTCCGGGTCTACGCGCTTGATCTGCCGGGTTTTGGCTGGACCCCGGCCGCTTCCACCACGTGGGGGACATGGGAGTATGCGTCCTATGTCGAGGCATTTATGGACCGCGTCGGTATCCCGAAGGCGGGCTTGATCGGCCACTCATTTGGAGGCCGGATCGCACTGGTCCTGGCTGCTCAACGGCCCGGCAGAATCACGGACCTGGTTCTGGTGGGCAGCGCGGGAATTCGCCCGACGCGAGGGTTACGGTATCACATCAAGGTCGGCGCCGTGAAGCTGGCGAAGCGATGCTTTTCGATCCCCCTCTGGGGAAGGTTGGGGGAGCGGATCATCGCCGGAATCTATGGACGGATAGGGTCGCGGGACTATCGGAACGCCGGGCCCATGCGCGCCACGCTGGTAAAGGTTGTGGCTGAAGATCTTCGTGACATGCTGTCGTCCATTCGCGTCCCAACCCTGATCATCTGGGGCGATAAAGATCAAGAGGTCCCGTTCTCGTCGATGCAGATCATGGCGCGCGGGATCCAGGGTTCGCGGTTGGAGGTATTTGAGGGGGCCGGCCATTTCCCGTTTGTCGACAGGCCGGACCGGTTTGGTCGGGTGGTGAGGGAGTTTCTGTGTCGGGAGCGTGGGTGA